A single region of the Arthrobacter sp. zg-Y20 genome encodes:
- the fabF gene encoding beta-ketoacyl-ACP synthase II, with translation MARKVVITGLGATTPIGGDVPTMWKNALQGVSGARTLKDEWVEKYSLPVTFAARVTNPASEVLSRVEAKRMDPSTQFAVVAAREAWADSGLEDVDQDRLAVTFATGIGGVWTLLDAWDTLREKGPRRVLPMTVPMLMPNGPAAAVSLDLGARAGAHTPVSACASGTEALHQGLELIRSGKADIVVAGGAEACIHPMPLASFASMQALSKRNDDPERASRPYDRDRDGFVMGEGAGALVLESEEHARARGARIYAELAGTAVTADAYHITAPDPEGLGATRALKAALFDARAQAEDVVHVNAHATSTPVGDKPEYTALKAALGNALDGVAVSATKSQMGHLLGASGAVEAVLTALAVYERQAPVTINLDNQDPEIPLDVVTSSRKLRDGDIVALSNSFGFGGHNAVAVLRNH, from the coding sequence ATGGCCCGCAAAGTAGTCATCACAGGCCTTGGTGCGACCACGCCTATCGGCGGGGACGTCCCAACCATGTGGAAGAACGCACTGCAGGGTGTCTCCGGCGCCCGCACGTTGAAAGACGAGTGGGTTGAGAAGTACTCCCTGCCCGTCACCTTCGCGGCGCGGGTCACGAATCCCGCCTCTGAAGTCCTTTCCCGTGTCGAAGCCAAGCGGATGGACCCGTCCACCCAGTTCGCCGTCGTCGCTGCCCGCGAAGCCTGGGCCGACTCCGGCCTGGAAGACGTGGACCAGGACCGCCTGGCGGTCACGTTTGCCACTGGCATCGGCGGAGTCTGGACCCTGCTGGACGCCTGGGATACCCTCCGCGAGAAGGGCCCTCGCCGGGTCCTGCCCATGACCGTGCCGATGCTGATGCCCAACGGTCCCGCCGCTGCGGTCAGCCTTGACCTTGGCGCCCGGGCCGGCGCCCATACCCCGGTTTCCGCCTGCGCGTCCGGTACCGAGGCCCTGCACCAGGGGCTGGAACTGATCCGCTCCGGCAAGGCCGACATTGTGGTGGCCGGCGGTGCGGAGGCCTGCATTCACCCGATGCCCCTGGCTTCCTTCGCCTCGATGCAGGCCCTGTCCAAGCGCAACGACGATCCCGAACGCGCCTCCCGGCCATACGACCGCGACCGCGACGGTTTCGTGATGGGTGAGGGCGCCGGCGCCCTCGTCCTGGAAAGCGAAGAGCACGCCCGGGCACGCGGCGCCCGGATCTACGCCGAACTGGCCGGCACTGCCGTTACTGCTGACGCCTACCACATCACGGCACCTGACCCCGAGGGCCTTGGCGCCACCCGGGCCCTGAAGGCGGCCCTGTTTGATGCGCGCGCCCAGGCGGAAGACGTAGTGCACGTAAACGCCCACGCCACGTCCACCCCGGTGGGTGACAAGCCTGAGTACACCGCGCTGAAGGCCGCCTTGGGCAACGCCCTCGACGGCGTGGCCGTCTCTGCCACCAAGTCCCAGATGGGACACCTGCTTGGTGCCTCTGGTGCGGTTGAAGCGGTCCTGACTGCACTGGCTGTATATGAACGCCAGGCCCCGGTGACCATCAACCTGGACAACCAGGATCCGGAGATTCCCCTGGACGTGGTTACGTCCAGCCGCAAGCTGCGCGACGGCGACATTGTCGCCCTGAGCAACTCGTTCGGCTTCGGCGGGCACAACGCCGTCGCCGTGCTGCGCAACCACTAG
- the dprA gene encoding DNA-processing protein DprA, with amino-acid sequence MSTVEEELLLARAALSRLFEPSDTVGLALVSAAGPTAALRIASGEVRLPPEVAAGIGQMLGPAGMASGPGVFTEALGRWTPRVADLAPGRDLETIRRLGGELLIPEDPRWPEALRHLEAGMPLCLWVRGNPEAAFPELNRTVAVVGSRDATGYGLSITGDISAGLANRGYTIVSGGAYGIDAQAHRAALAASTGNSAATIAVMACGADRFYPAGNEDLLRSVADRGLLLSEVPPGSAPTRWRFLQRNRIIAALSAATVVVEARWRSGALNTAHHAAGLGREVGAVPGSVYSANSAGCHRLLRDGSAVCVTDAQEVAELAGPLADSRTPDSLGPAAPLEDHDGLTVEDLLLLDALPVRSSTTIDKLARVAGLSVPGVRAGLARLELEGLAIRPGPDQWRRGHR; translated from the coding sequence ATGAGCACCGTGGAAGAGGAATTGCTGCTGGCCCGTGCGGCGCTGTCCCGGCTGTTCGAACCCTCAGACACCGTGGGGCTGGCGCTGGTCTCAGCCGCCGGACCGACGGCGGCCCTGCGGATCGCCTCGGGTGAGGTTCGGCTGCCGCCTGAGGTCGCTGCCGGCATCGGGCAGATGCTGGGGCCTGCGGGTATGGCATCAGGTCCCGGAGTGTTCACTGAGGCATTGGGCCGGTGGACGCCGCGCGTGGCAGACCTGGCCCCGGGCCGGGACCTGGAAACCATCCGCCGGCTGGGCGGCGAACTGCTTATCCCGGAGGATCCCCGCTGGCCCGAAGCACTGCGGCACCTGGAAGCGGGTATGCCGCTGTGCCTTTGGGTACGCGGCAACCCGGAGGCCGCTTTTCCTGAACTGAACCGGACCGTTGCGGTGGTGGGCTCCCGTGATGCCACCGGATACGGGCTGTCGATCACCGGAGACATCTCAGCAGGGCTGGCCAACCGCGGATACACCATTGTTTCCGGCGGTGCCTACGGCATCGATGCCCAAGCACACCGTGCAGCGCTCGCAGCTTCCACCGGCAACAGCGCAGCCACCATCGCCGTGATGGCGTGCGGGGCCGACAGGTTCTACCCGGCAGGCAACGAAGACCTCCTGCGCAGCGTCGCCGACCGCGGACTGCTGCTCTCCGAGGTGCCGCCGGGGTCGGCGCCCACTCGATGGAGATTCCTGCAGCGCAACCGGATTATCGCGGCCCTGAGCGCCGCCACCGTAGTGGTTGAAGCTCGATGGCGCTCCGGTGCGTTGAACACGGCCCATCACGCCGCCGGCCTGGGACGCGAGGTAGGAGCGGTCCCGGGGTCCGTGTACTCAGCCAACTCAGCCGGATGCCACCGCCTGCTGCGGGACGGCAGCGCGGTGTGCGTGACCGACGCGCAGGAAGTCGCCGAACTTGCCGGTCCGCTGGCGGACTCCCGGACGCCGGACTCGTTGGGCCCGGCGGCTCCCTTGGAAGACCACGACGGCCTGACCGTCGAAGACCTCCTGCTCCTGGACGCCCTGCCGGTCCGCAGCTCCACCACTATCGACAAACTCGCCCGGGTCGCCGGACTGTCAGTGCCCGGAGTGCGCGCAGGCCTGGCGCGGCTGGAATTGGAAGGTCTGGCCATCCGGCCCGGCCCCGACCAGTGGCGCAGGGGGCACCGGTGA
- a CDS encoding ribonuclease HII translates to MSTAVRASAASKAPTLRFERTFAAQGHQILAGCDEVGRGALAGPVSVGLVAVDLATVRSLKGVRDSKLLSVADRNALVPQIKKWALAWGVGHATAAEIDLFGLTAALRLAGTRAWDQVCLTRRPDVVLLDGNYNWLSPERQGSLFDGLEAAGGVGGVGGPAALAPGEGCDAEVHTRIKADMQCLSVAAASVLAKVERDAMMVEFAAANPHYAWEINKGYATESHRAAIDTHGPTPLHRMSWHLGSKPRPGETAAVPGDDLSPVGGMIGT, encoded by the coding sequence GTGAGCACTGCCGTAAGAGCTTCCGCGGCGTCCAAGGCACCCACCCTGCGTTTTGAACGGACCTTCGCCGCGCAGGGGCACCAAATCCTTGCCGGCTGCGACGAGGTGGGGCGTGGTGCCCTGGCTGGCCCGGTGTCGGTGGGGCTGGTGGCCGTTGACCTGGCCACGGTGCGTTCCCTGAAAGGCGTCAGGGACAGCAAACTGCTCTCCGTGGCGGACCGGAACGCCCTGGTGCCCCAGATCAAGAAATGGGCGCTGGCCTGGGGCGTTGGACACGCTACCGCTGCGGAGATCGACCTGTTTGGGCTCACGGCGGCGCTGCGGCTCGCCGGAACGCGGGCCTGGGATCAGGTGTGCCTCACCCGGCGGCCCGACGTCGTGCTTTTGGACGGCAATTACAACTGGCTTTCCCCCGAGCGGCAGGGAAGTCTCTTCGACGGTCTGGAGGCAGCCGGCGGCGTCGGCGGCGTCGGCGGTCCCGCGGCGCTGGCCCCAGGCGAGGGCTGCGACGCGGAAGTCCACACCAGGATCAAGGCAGATATGCAGTGCCTGAGCGTAGCGGCTGCCAGTGTCCTGGCGAAAGTGGAACGCGACGCCATGATGGTAGAGTTTGCCGCTGCTAACCCGCACTACGCGTGGGAGATCAATAAGGGCTATGCCACCGAGTCGCACCGTGCGGCCATCGATACCCATGGACCTACGCCGCTGCACCGCATGTCCTGGCATCTGGGCTCCAAGCCGAGGCCCGGGGAAACGGCGGCGGTGCCGGGGGACGACCTAAGCCCAGTTGGGGGGATGATAGGAACATGA
- a CDS encoding 2'-5' RNA ligase family protein, with protein MPEHRTGFDANRRLYAQMQPDAGSLAHLLALRDSLTSGAPRGTRPVPRGQLHLTLIHFGKVLDVHRVISAATGISLPDYGQLLAGYIERTEALLPEDSFRLQPVHLTGFGAHGRTLVAEYAPTPQLAALHAALLTELTGFLAACGIGDTAGFMAGDPNFMFAQTLRPHITLARGYTGEPPALPLAPVTLTPMPVVYPGH; from the coding sequence ATGCCCGAGCACCGCACCGGTTTTGATGCCAACCGGCGGCTGTATGCCCAGATGCAGCCCGACGCTGGCTCGCTGGCGCATCTGCTCGCCCTGCGGGATTCCCTGACCTCGGGTGCGCCGCGAGGGACCCGTCCGGTGCCGCGCGGCCAGCTGCACTTGACACTCATCCATTTCGGTAAAGTGCTTGACGTGCACCGGGTCATCAGTGCGGCCACGGGCATCAGCCTGCCTGACTACGGGCAGCTGCTGGCGGGATACATCGAGCGGACAGAGGCCCTCCTGCCCGAGGACTCCTTCCGGCTGCAGCCCGTGCACCTGACCGGATTCGGCGCGCACGGACGGACCCTCGTGGCGGAATACGCTCCCACCCCGCAGCTTGCCGCGCTGCACGCAGCCCTGCTGACAGAGCTGACCGGGTTCCTGGCCGCCTGCGGGATTGGGGACACTGCCGGGTTCATGGCGGGCGACCCGAACTTCATGTTCGCGCAGACGCTGCGCCCGCACATCACCCTTGCCCGCGGTTACACGGGGGAGCCGCCGGCGCTGCCGCTGGCGCCGGTAACGCTTACACCCATGCCGGTGGTCTACCCCGGGCACTGA
- a CDS encoding YifB family Mg chelatase-like AAA ATPase — protein sequence MSLGRTYGVGLVGLHGRIVEVEADIGQSLPSFVLLGLPDASLNEARDRVKSAAKNAGLPLSRRRITVNLMPADVPKHGSGFDLAIAVAALCAGGTLRSPGRCVFLAELGLDSRLRPIRGVLPAVMAAVAAGFTDIAVAAENAGEAALVPAARVRGYTCLAEVAADLGADPEQLVFPPPASRAADDSPAGEETDQPARLPDLADVAGQQEARFAVEVAAAGAHHLLMTGPPGAGKTMLAERLPGILPDLPDDQAMEVTAIHSLAWQGRPCRQLLRRPPFESPHHTASPAAVIGGGSGIPRPGAASRAHRGVLFLDEAPEYERRVLDGLRQPLESGQLVLHRAAGTAVYPARFQLVLAANPCPCGLAAGKGIDCTCTPQQRRRYFSRLSGPLLDRVDLQLTVQRVSLGDYFGSDAAEGSGAVAARVRQARSLQRERLLPLGCETNAEVTGSLLRDVLRPPSAATTALDRAMERQLLTARGYDRVLRVAWTIADLAGHPVPGADDVGQALAFRRQGAAAA from the coding sequence GTGAGCCTGGGACGGACGTACGGAGTGGGACTGGTGGGCCTGCACGGCAGGATCGTGGAGGTGGAAGCGGACATCGGCCAGTCGCTGCCGTCCTTTGTCCTGCTGGGCCTGCCGGACGCATCGCTGAACGAGGCCCGTGACCGGGTCAAGTCTGCCGCCAAGAACGCCGGGCTGCCGCTGAGCCGGCGCCGGATCACCGTCAACCTCATGCCAGCCGATGTGCCCAAACACGGCTCCGGGTTTGACTTGGCCATTGCTGTGGCCGCCCTCTGCGCAGGCGGCACGCTGAGGAGCCCCGGACGGTGCGTCTTTCTCGCCGAACTGGGGCTGGACAGCAGGCTCCGCCCCATCCGTGGCGTCCTCCCGGCCGTCATGGCTGCTGTGGCTGCCGGGTTCACGGACATTGCCGTGGCTGCGGAGAATGCTGGCGAAGCAGCGCTTGTTCCCGCCGCCCGTGTGCGCGGCTACACCTGCCTGGCCGAGGTCGCCGCAGACCTCGGTGCAGACCCGGAGCAGCTGGTCTTTCCCCCGCCGGCCAGCCGGGCAGCGGATGACTCGCCGGCAGGGGAGGAGACGGACCAACCCGCCCGCCTTCCGGACCTTGCCGATGTGGCGGGGCAGCAGGAGGCCCGGTTTGCAGTGGAGGTCGCGGCGGCCGGCGCCCATCATCTGCTGATGACCGGCCCGCCGGGTGCAGGCAAGACCATGCTCGCCGAACGGCTGCCCGGGATCCTGCCGGATCTTCCCGACGATCAGGCAATGGAGGTTACGGCCATCCATTCCCTGGCCTGGCAGGGAAGGCCCTGCCGGCAGCTGCTGCGCCGGCCGCCGTTCGAAAGCCCGCACCACACCGCCTCCCCTGCGGCAGTGATCGGCGGGGGCAGCGGAATACCCCGGCCCGGGGCAGCCTCACGGGCGCACCGCGGAGTGCTGTTCCTGGATGAGGCTCCCGAGTATGAGCGGCGGGTCCTGGACGGGCTGCGTCAACCGCTGGAAAGCGGGCAGCTGGTGCTGCACCGGGCTGCGGGCACAGCGGTCTACCCCGCCCGTTTCCAGCTGGTCCTCGCCGCGAATCCGTGCCCGTGCGGGCTGGCAGCCGGGAAGGGAATTGACTGCACCTGCACCCCGCAGCAAAGACGCCGATATTTCAGCAGGCTTTCGGGTCCCCTGCTGGACCGGGTGGACCTGCAGCTTACGGTCCAGCGGGTGTCGCTCGGCGACTATTTCGGTTCCGATGCGGCGGAGGGAAGCGGGGCGGTCGCTGCACGGGTACGGCAGGCGCGGAGCCTGCAGCGGGAACGTCTGCTTCCGCTGGGGTGCGAAACGAATGCCGAAGTAACAGGTTCGCTGCTGAGGGATGTCCTGCGGCCGCCCTCCGCGGCCACAACGGCACTGGACCGCGCCATGGAGCGGCAACTGCTGACCGCCAGGGGATATGACCGGGTGCTGCGGGTGGCTTGGACCATCGCTGACCTTGCCGGTCACCCTGTGCCCGGGGCCGACGACGTCGGGCAGGCGCTGGCTTTCCGCAGGCAGGGAGCGGCAGCAGCATGA
- a CDS encoding STM3941 family protein translates to MKDIVNSGREDHGLEAEADRGLGPGLRPTLSPGLEPLTFSVSKIRVLGLGLMALLFAAGCAALVVHGFTGHHHHGSGRVGGGLAEVVAGLIGVAFFGGGAFFFVWKKLREPELLTLTEQGIMVASGGFIPWDNFAAVGIGRTMGGPGGAKIIGIRVKSQERLVATMSPGDIRAVQGVAKAGRLFGRIMPGRGLRGQREALGALRSVPQHGPVATFQWTRDVSGWDVSWSPLVFNRRSATVVRIIEDYHRAVLKLRP, encoded by the coding sequence ATGAAAGACATCGTAAACAGCGGACGGGAAGACCATGGGCTGGAAGCGGAAGCGGACAGGGGATTGGGCCCCGGCTTGAGACCCACTTTGAGTCCCGGTTTGGAGCCCTTGACCTTTTCGGTTTCGAAGATCCGTGTTCTCGGACTGGGCCTCATGGCACTGTTGTTCGCCGCGGGATGCGCGGCGTTGGTAGTGCATGGATTCACCGGCCATCACCATCACGGCAGCGGCCGCGTTGGCGGCGGCTTGGCAGAGGTGGTGGCAGGCTTGATCGGTGTGGCCTTCTTCGGCGGGGGCGCTTTTTTCTTCGTTTGGAAGAAACTGCGGGAGCCGGAACTGCTGACGCTCACCGAGCAGGGCATCATGGTGGCGTCGGGAGGCTTCATCCCCTGGGATAACTTCGCCGCCGTCGGCATCGGCCGGACCATGGGCGGCCCGGGCGGTGCCAAGATCATCGGAATTCGGGTGAAATCGCAGGAGCGCCTGGTCGCGACCATGTCCCCGGGCGATATCCGCGCGGTGCAGGGGGTAGCCAAGGCGGGCAGATTATTTGGCCGGATCATGCCTGGCAGGGGATTGCGCGGGCAAAGGGAAGCCTTGGGCGCTTTGCGCTCCGTGCCCCAGCACGGCCCGGTGGCCACTTTCCAGTGGACGCGCGATGTGTCCGGCTGGGACGTGAGCTGGTCCCCGCTGGTATTCAATCGCCGCAGCGCCACCGTGGTGCGGATCATTGAGGATTACCACCGGGCAGTGTTGAAGCTCCGTCCCTAG
- a CDS encoding methylated-DNA--[protein]-cysteine S-methyltransferase has protein sequence MLTHKIITSPLGVLTLVALDGILTAVRLGAPASPAGAGTPYGLAAEDGFEEAERQLAEYFDGQRCCFTLPTNPMGTYFQRSVWALVQCVGYGSTASYKQVAVLLGDAAKARSVGAALARNPLNIVVPTHRVLGSRGALTGYSGGVEAKRYLLELEQAPETEHLRLTCRPADTDNVPA, from the coding sequence ATGCTCACCCATAAGATCATCACTTCTCCCCTGGGAGTGCTCACGCTCGTCGCCTTGGACGGGATCCTGACTGCCGTCCGGCTGGGAGCGCCGGCGTCACCTGCAGGTGCCGGAACCCCGTACGGGCTCGCGGCCGAGGACGGCTTCGAAGAGGCCGAACGGCAGCTCGCAGAATACTTCGACGGCCAGCGGTGCTGCTTCACGCTGCCAACCAACCCAATGGGAACCTACTTCCAACGCAGCGTGTGGGCCTTGGTCCAATGTGTCGGGTACGGCAGCACAGCCAGCTACAAGCAGGTAGCGGTGCTGCTCGGCGACGCGGCGAAAGCAAGGAGCGTGGGCGCCGCCTTGGCGCGCAATCCCCTGAATATCGTGGTCCCCACCCACCGGGTGCTGGGCTCACGAGGGGCCTTGACCGGCTATTCCGGCGGAGTGGAAGCCAAACGCTACCTGCTGGAGCTGGAGCAGGCACCGGAAACCGAACACCTGAGACTCACCTGCCGGCCGGCGGATACCGATAACGTGCCGGCCTGA
- a CDS encoding DUF2469 domain-containing protein, with the protein MSAEDLENYETDMELQLYREYRDVVGLFSYVVETERRFYLANHVDLQARSADGEIYFDLTLQDAWVWDVYRSARFVKSVRVITFKDVNVEELTRNDDLTLPKADEL; encoded by the coding sequence ATGAGCGCCGAAGACCTTGAGAACTATGAAACGGACATGGAGCTCCAGCTGTACCGGGAGTACCGCGACGTTGTCGGTCTCTTCAGCTACGTGGTGGAAACCGAACGGCGGTTCTACCTGGCCAACCATGTGGACCTCCAGGCGCGCTCCGCCGACGGCGAGATCTACTTCGACCTGACGCTCCAGGACGCCTGGGTATGGGATGTCTACCGCTCCGCCAGGTTTGTGAAGAGCGTCCGCGTGATCACGTTCAAGGACGTCAATGTGGAGGAACTGACCCGCAACGACGACCTCACACTGCCCAAGGCGGACGAACTCTAG
- a CDS encoding YraN family protein, which translates to MKAKDILGSRGEELAAQYLAAAGMTIVDRNWRCPEGEIDLVAVDGATLVVVEVKTRSSLAYGHPFEAITPAKLARLHGLSAAWVREHGRYFAHRRIDAVAVLDDGTGRPLVEHLQAVG; encoded by the coding sequence ATGAAAGCCAAAGACATCCTGGGCAGCCGCGGCGAGGAGCTGGCGGCCCAATACCTGGCCGCCGCAGGAATGACCATCGTCGACCGGAACTGGCGCTGCCCCGAAGGAGAGATCGACCTGGTGGCCGTGGACGGCGCCACCCTGGTGGTGGTGGAGGTCAAGACCCGGTCATCCCTTGCCTACGGGCACCCGTTTGAAGCCATTACCCCGGCGAAACTCGCCCGGTTGCATGGTCTGTCCGCGGCTTGGGTGCGCGAACATGGACGGTATTTTGCGCACCGCCGGATCGATGCGGTGGCGGTGCTCGACGACGGCACGGGGCGGCCGCTTGTAGAACACCTGCAGGCAGTGGGCTGA
- a CDS encoding DUF3145 domain-containing protein: MSVVMARGVLFVHSAPSALCPHIEWAIGSVVEKRTDLQWTPQPAAPGMVRAEIAWTGPQGTGSLLASALRGWAHLRYEVTEEQSPGADGSRWAHTPELGIFHAATDVHGNIMISEDRIRYAYESGAGDPSAVYHELSLALGEAWDDELEPFRHAADGAPVRWLHQVG, translated from the coding sequence ATGTCTGTTGTGATGGCGCGCGGAGTACTCTTTGTGCACTCTGCCCCTTCCGCGTTGTGCCCTCACATTGAGTGGGCCATCGGATCCGTCGTGGAAAAGCGAACGGATCTTCAGTGGACCCCTCAGCCGGCCGCGCCCGGCATGGTGAGGGCCGAGATCGCCTGGACCGGACCGCAGGGTACCGGTTCCCTCCTTGCCTCGGCCCTGCGCGGCTGGGCCCACCTCCGCTACGAGGTCACCGAGGAACAGAGCCCCGGCGCCGACGGCAGCCGCTGGGCCCACACCCCGGAACTGGGTATTTTCCACGCCGCCACCGACGTGCACGGCAACATCATGATCTCCGAGGACCGGATCCGCTACGCCTACGAGAGCGGCGCCGGAGACCCCTCCGCCGTCTACCATGAACTTTCACTCGCCCTGGGCGAGGCCTGGGACGACGAACTGGAACCGTTCCGGCATGCAGCGGACGGCGCGCCCGTCCGCTGGCTCCACCAAGTCGGCTGA
- a CDS encoding tyrosine recombinase XerC — protein MEFHAAVEGFCRYLAAERGRSEHTVRAYESDLSQLLDYALASGAGKLQDLDLGILRGWLGELSASGQARATLARRAATVRSFANWALREELISENPALRLKAPKKEKTLPGVLRTGQLDELFASLKAAAAEGEPVSLRDRAMVELLYATGIRVGELSGLDVDDLDPDRRTLTVIGKGNKERTVPYGLPAALAVDDWLRRGRPALAGADSGPALFLGKRGRRVDQRQVRSVVAVLLDALPDTSATGPHALRHSAATHLLDGGADLRAVQEILGHSSLATTQLYTHVSVDRLRQSYSQAHPRA, from the coding sequence GTGGAATTCCATGCAGCCGTTGAAGGCTTTTGCCGCTACCTGGCCGCCGAACGGGGGCGTTCGGAGCATACGGTCCGCGCCTACGAATCGGACCTCTCTCAGTTGCTCGACTACGCGTTGGCTTCAGGCGCGGGGAAGCTGCAGGATCTGGACCTCGGGATCCTGCGCGGCTGGCTCGGCGAACTTAGCGCCTCCGGACAGGCCCGCGCCACGCTTGCGCGGCGTGCAGCAACGGTACGGAGTTTTGCCAACTGGGCGCTGCGGGAAGAACTGATCTCGGAGAACCCGGCACTGCGGCTGAAGGCTCCAAAGAAGGAAAAGACGCTCCCGGGCGTGCTGCGCACCGGCCAGCTCGACGAACTGTTCGCATCCCTCAAGGCAGCAGCCGCCGAAGGCGAGCCGGTGTCCCTGCGGGACCGTGCCATGGTGGAGCTGCTGTACGCCACGGGCATCCGCGTGGGGGAGTTGTCCGGACTGGACGTTGATGACCTTGATCCGGACCGGAGAACCCTCACCGTGATTGGCAAGGGCAACAAGGAACGCACCGTGCCCTACGGACTGCCGGCAGCACTGGCAGTAGACGACTGGCTGCGCCGAGGCCGCCCGGCACTGGCCGGCGCGGACAGCGGGCCGGCGCTGTTCCTGGGCAAGCGCGGGCGCCGGGTGGACCAGCGCCAGGTCCGCAGCGTCGTTGCCGTACTACTGGATGCCCTGCCGGACACCTCCGCCACGGGCCCGCACGCCCTGCGGCACTCCGCGGCAACACACCTGCTCGACGGCGGGGCGGACCTGCGGGCGGTCCAGGAAATCCTGGGCCATTCCTCGCTGGCAACTACGCAGCTGTATACCCACGTCTCCGTGGACCGGCTGCGCCAGAGCTACAGCCAGGCACACCCGCGCGCGTAG
- a CDS encoding GNAT family N-acetyltransferase, translating to MVFEIPRLVDGPLALRPHTPADLDAVYARCLDPLTIKWTTVPLDYTPEMAREYLAGISVPQENAVSWALETGGSYAGTIDLRFQGANSGNLGFVTSPEFRGRGLMSRAVRLVLGHAFDELGWDVVTWSANAGNAGSYKTVWRCGFPAPIAVPYLLNHRGKMVEGWISTLANGDSREPAASWADTARRLPSVPAGVE from the coding sequence ATGGTTTTCGAAATCCCCCGGCTGGTCGACGGCCCGCTGGCGCTGCGCCCGCATACTCCTGCCGACCTCGACGCAGTCTACGCCCGGTGCCTGGACCCGCTCACAATCAAATGGACCACGGTCCCGCTGGACTATACGCCGGAGATGGCGCGGGAGTATCTTGCGGGCATTTCGGTGCCGCAGGAAAATGCCGTGTCCTGGGCGTTGGAAACCGGGGGAAGCTACGCGGGGACCATTGACCTGCGCTTCCAGGGTGCGAACTCGGGCAACCTGGGCTTCGTCACGTCACCGGAATTCCGCGGCCGCGGCCTGATGTCCCGCGCCGTGCGGCTGGTACTCGGCCACGCCTTCGATGAGCTGGGCTGGGACGTGGTGACTTGGAGCGCGAACGCCGGAAACGCCGGCAGCTACAAAACGGTCTGGCGCTGCGGGTTTCCGGCACCGATAGCCGTTCCCTATCTGCTAAACCACCGCGGCAAGATGGTTGAAGGCTGGATTTCCACCCTGGCCAACGGTGATTCTAGGGAGCCGGCGGCCAGCTGGGCAGACACAGCACGGCGGCTGCCGTCCGTGCCGGCGGGCGTGGAGTAA